A stretch of the Pirellulales bacterium genome encodes the following:
- a CDS encoding sialidase family protein gives MKTCFAIGASAVLIVLGFAALASAAADDIKIERVVGPEVPGRYKHPASIEELNNGDLYIAYYGGDGEYAEQTADYGMRLKKGETRWSTPKVIADTPFQSDGNAVIWQAPDGLVWLFYVCRFGDTWSTSRIKAKISHDGAETWSDSFMIALEEGMMVRNRPIVLADGDYLLPVYRETGFDQEKVGDDSTSLFLRFNPKTKKWTESSRISSRMGNIQPAAVQINDKDLIAYCRRGGSYEPTTDGFVVRSESHDGGLTWSEGRDSAFPNPNAAVDFLKLKNGHLLLVYNDNMNDRTPLTVAISTDQDKTYPFRRNVATGKNSYAYPYVIQSADGKIHLIYTSEARSVINHAVFEESAITKK, from the coding sequence ATGAAGACCTGTTTTGCAATAGGGGCGTCCGCCGTTTTGATAGTACTTGGCTTTGCTGCGCTCGCCTCGGCCGCCGCTGACGATATTAAAATCGAGCGCGTCGTGGGACCCGAAGTGCCAGGCCGGTACAAGCATCCCGCGTCGATCGAGGAGTTGAACAACGGCGACCTGTACATCGCCTATTACGGCGGCGATGGCGAATACGCCGAGCAGACGGCCGACTACGGCATGCGCTTGAAGAAAGGGGAGACGAGATGGTCCACCCCCAAGGTTATTGCTGACACGCCGTTTCAATCTGATGGAAATGCCGTCATCTGGCAGGCGCCCGATGGGCTGGTGTGGCTGTTCTACGTATGCCGATTCGGCGATACCTGGAGCACTTCGCGTATCAAGGCCAAGATCTCGCACGACGGGGCCGAGACCTGGAGCGACTCGTTCATGATCGCGCTGGAAGAAGGGATGATGGTCCGCAATCGGCCGATAGTTTTGGCCGACGGCGATTACCTGCTGCCGGTCTACCGCGAAACAGGCTTCGACCAGGAGAAGGTCGGCGACGACAGCACTTCGCTCTTTTTGCGCTTCAATCCGAAAACCAAGAAATGGACCGAGAGCAGCAGGATCAGCTCGCGAATGGGCAATATTCAGCCCGCGGCCGTGCAGATCAACGATAAAGACTTGATCGCCTATTGCCGGCGCGGCGGCAGCTACGAGCCCACGACCGATGGCTTTGTGGTCCGCAGCGAATCGCACGATGGCGGACTTACCTGGAGCGAGGGACGCGACTCGGCATTTCCGAATCCCAACGCCGCGGTCGATTTTCTTAAGCTCAAGAATGGCCACTTGCTGTTGGTCTATAACGACAACATGAACGACCGCACGCCACTGACCGTGGCTATTTCGACCGACCAGGACAAGACGTATCCTTTTCGCCGCAACGTGGCCACCGGCAAAAACTCGTATGCCTATCCCTACGTGATCCAATCGGCCGACGGCAAGATTCACCTGATCTACACTTCGGAAGCGCGCAGCGTGATCAACCACGCGGTGTTCGAAGAATCCGCCATCACCAAAAAATAG
- a CDS encoding amidohydrolase family protein, with amino-acid sequence MPWHERRIFGQAPLPCPAAVATEALHCAGSAILAMVILLSATAARGDEAEDIRELKLRDWQPRSMLVTPATELAKPKFPAIDVHNHLGAGKAQLTPERVAAYLTEMNEAGVRTVVNLDGGWGDRLAETLAALDQAHPDRFLTFAQINFDGIDDDAWSARETARLEESFRQGAKGLKIHKSLGLGIRYKDGRLMPVDDPKLDALWALCGKHGKPVMIHTADPAAFFTPLDRHNERWHELNEHPQWLFYGNGFPTREELLGQYLRVVGRHPQTTFIGAHFGNNAEDLAAVGKSLDEHPNLYVDIDARISELGRAPYSARKFFIKYQDRIMFGTDTTPRRDAFRIYYRFLETEDEYFDCAASHHLQGFWRIYGMSLPDDVLAKIYAKNAERVLLAQQQPAKTEVARPAAGDTPTLRVPRTTDFTIRGDGSAPEWNKAAWEPLSRRGTAGADYQTRIKVLYSETGLYVLMDGADKKLTATMTEDFLDLWNEDVFEFFLWPDERQTIYFEYEISPLGFELPILVPNIDGKFLGWRPWHYEGKRKIRKATTITGGPKQSGAKIAGWQAEIFMPFELLEPLAGVPPKPGMRWRANFYRMDYDEGRTSSWDWARVGPSFHEFRKFGTLEFGE; translated from the coding sequence ATGCCCTGGCACGAACGGCGCATCTTTGGACAAGCCCCCCTACCCTGCCCTGCTGCCGTCGCCACAGAAGCTTTACATTGCGCCGGAAGCGCTATTTTGGCGATGGTCATTTTGCTCTCGGCTACGGCTGCACGCGGCGACGAGGCAGAAGACATTCGCGAACTCAAGCTGCGAGATTGGCAACCTCGCAGCATGTTGGTCACGCCGGCAACCGAGCTTGCCAAGCCGAAATTCCCCGCGATCGACGTGCATAATCATCTTGGTGCTGGCAAAGCACAACTTACGCCCGAGCGTGTGGCCGCTTACCTGACCGAGATGAACGAAGCCGGCGTGCGAACGGTCGTGAACCTCGATGGCGGCTGGGGCGATCGGCTTGCCGAGACATTGGCCGCCCTCGACCAGGCCCATCCGGATCGATTCCTGACGTTCGCGCAGATCAACTTCGACGGCATCGACGACGACGCCTGGAGCGCGCGCGAAACAGCCCGGCTAGAAGAAAGCTTTCGCCAGGGCGCCAAGGGACTGAAGATCCACAAATCGCTCGGGCTCGGCATCCGCTACAAGGACGGACGCCTGATGCCGGTAGACGATCCCAAGCTCGACGCGCTGTGGGCCCTTTGCGGCAAGCACGGTAAGCCCGTGATGATTCATACGGCCGATCCGGCAGCCTTCTTCACACCGCTGGATCGTCACAACGAGCGTTGGCACGAGTTGAACGAACATCCGCAATGGCTGTTCTATGGCAATGGATTCCCCACGCGCGAAGAATTGCTCGGCCAATATCTGCGGGTCGTGGGGCGGCATCCACAGACCACGTTCATTGGCGCACACTTCGGCAACAACGCCGAGGATCTGGCGGCTGTCGGTAAATCGCTCGACGAGCATCCGAACTTGTATGTCGATATCGACGCGCGCATCTCTGAGCTGGGACGGGCACCCTATTCTGCCCGCAAATTCTTCATTAAGTACCAGGATCGTATCATGTTCGGCACCGATACGACGCCGCGTCGTGACGCGTTTCGGATTTACTACCGTTTCCTGGAAACCGAAGACGAGTATTTTGATTGCGCGGCGAGTCATCACCTGCAAGGATTTTGGAGAATATACGGGATGTCTCTACCCGACGACGTGCTGGCCAAGATTTACGCCAAGAATGCCGAACGCGTGCTATTGGCCCAACAGCAGCCCGCAAAGACAGAAGTCGCCAGGCCCGCGGCAGGCGACACGCCAACGTTACGCGTGCCGCGAACAACGGATTTCACGATTCGAGGCGACGGCAGCGCTCCGGAATGGAACAAAGCTGCTTGGGAGCCCTTGTCACGGCGTGGGACTGCGGGGGCCGACTACCAAACGCGCATCAAGGTGCTGTACTCAGAGACGGGTCTGTACGTGCTGATGGATGGCGCGGACAAGAAACTCACCGCCACGATGACCGAGGATTTTCTCGATCTCTGGAATGAGGACGTCTTCGAGTTTTTCCTTTGGCCTGACGAACGGCAGACGATCTACTTCGAGTACGAGATCTCACCGCTGGGCTTTGAACTGCCGATCCTAGTCCCGAATATCGACGGCAAGTTTCTTGGCTGGCGCCCCTGGCACTACGAGGGGAAGCGAAAGATTCGAAAAGCCACAACGATCACTGGCGGCCCCAAACAATCGGGCGCCAAGATCGCAGGCTGGCAGGCCGAGATCTTCATGCCGTTCGAATTGCTCGAACCATTAGCTGGCGTCCCGCCCAAGCCGGGCATGCGGTGGCGCGCCAATTTCTACCGCATGGACTACGACGAAGGTCGCACCAGCAGCTGGGATTGGGCCCGCGTGGGCCCCAGCTTTCACGAGTTCCGCAAGTTCGGAACGCTCGAGTTCGGCGAATAA